The Nothobranchius furzeri strain GRZ-AD chromosome 8, NfurGRZ-RIMD1, whole genome shotgun sequence genome includes a region encoding these proteins:
- the axdnd1 gene encoding axonemal dynein light chain domain-containing protein 1 isoform X2 codes for MSESTRARLASSSRRPERPPDSSRDGKLFTSIRCLVHVKHGGAASLTDLKIQAQPGRENNQLLPARPQRIPHELMVNLTSSICNRSTKSLIAHHRHCKNFEIRRPDPIWYHPLGRKKYRYFLEQPTSLTGAGRDISFLCDAVDAQRTARPLPSLSVKNPLDMQNTCVSEHVIPEEYHIVKKKGLSCLELYDDAFTVQLKDQERRLRVLPSLRPSGRLEAVQLMTVMDDMLEKAGVHQQNEELTQPCQLEGLLELVKVEQNIYNVVFHELIRQVTVECAERGQVLAKLRQRYQSLLDRIPCRLKALHTETVAQRALNRRLMEEVCRIQASMQHLHMELSKTRDHNSHVSQQVEHAHHKLSEDIMQTHYSEFVQGYHELYERERARLEAQLLRMAEERDCWKHFTLRIALKVISVKKLHLVRQLHVSENYWFKSAEHCLLYFSSKDTDDLNVIIELTSYWKEQLMALVSELEETEHAQCTQITDIQQGISKWLSFISMQNQCPDPKYEKTSVKEIHADLKQWSETLLQWEEHRGEKHLLCQQKLSELSQVLEKWLCKSHTLYERHPSPHSGALQGQKALNDLDRVVTKLLKLLQVQVSDKSGIFRLIKSLVELLDLWVMKTSDVTGQLEMMPLSDWLKLEEALFKGQSLAEEALLIFPSGQRESRKDENKLDLQKHTNKVLEDIQETTSSLSIFTEHQNQKLREDVNSVHMALVQWMLDLVLVMVPDQGEEQNHELEPDGVSLRTLNEVANMLSEKLVSLSSQITRSCNLVLEEQMLLQHDASVFENEMNACKKLQRESFNWVETCKILVTEVSGDALERHQKQPAPLGPPITADPGVTVETQDNKESSVKIIPNDVEDVREEMGSDPVELEHKDSERPVLKMIDFDGNITDKDLEESRVHLPGTDELVVSPVTEESQRAFNELTVMVILQQQLMDAEVRAANAEQRAQRAEEALQASLEKQQLLESQLQTPPEPQNTNETTPPTTPAPPKTTPPEAKPSTKKSKKK; via the exons ATGTCAGAGTCGACGAGAGCTCGTTTGGCGTCAAGTTCACGGAGACCGGAGAGGCCACCGGACTCCTCCCGCGACGGTAAATTATTCACATCCATCCGATGCTTGGTGCACGTTAAACATGGCGGAGCTGCTTCGCTAACAG ATCTAAAGATCCAAGCTCAACCAGGGAGAGAAAACAACCAGCTTCTTCCTGCCAGACCCCAGAGGATCCCACATGAGCTCATGGTcaacctcacctcctccatctgtAACAGGAGCACCAAGAGCCTCATTGCACATCACCGCCACTGTAAG AACTTTGAAATCAGACGGCCAGATCCAATCTGGTATCATCCACTTGGTCGCAAAAAGTACAGATATTTCCTGGAGCAGCCGACATCGCTGACGGGAGCTGGCAG GGACATTTCCTTCCTGTGTGATGCGGTGGACGCACAGAGGACAGCTAGGCCACTCCCATCACTGAGTGTCAAAAATCCTTTGGACATGCAG AACACGTGTGTCTCTGAGCATGTCATCCCAGAAGAATATCACATTGTAAAGAAGAAAGGGCTGAGCTGTCTGGAGTTATATGACGA TGCATTCACAGTTCAGCTGAAGGATCAAGAGCGGAGGTTACGAGTTCTTCCATCCTT GAGGCCCAGTGGCCGACTAGAAGCGGTCCAGCTCATGACGGTGATGGATGACATGCTGGAGAAGGCCGGTGTGCATCAGCAGAACGAAGAGCTGACCCAGCCATGCCAA CTTGAGGGTCTGCTTGAGCTGGTGAAGGTTGAGCAGAACATCTATAATGTTGTTTTCCATGAGCTGATCAGACAGGTGACTGTGGAGTGTGCTGAGAGAGGACAGGTGCTCGCCAAACTTAG ACAGCGGTACCAGTCTCTGCTGGATAGAATCCCATGTCGTCTGAAGGCGTTACACACTGAGACAGTGGCTCAGCGGGCTCTGAACCGCCGCCTCATGGAGGAAGTCTGCCGAATCCAGGCGTCAATGCAGCATTTACACAT GGAACTATCCAAAACCAGAGACCACAATTCACATGTTTCCCAGCAGGTGGAGCACGCTCACCACAAACTGTCTGAAGACATCATGCAGACTCACTACTCAGA GTTTGTCCAGGGTTACCATGAGCTGTATGAAAGGGAACGAGCTCGCCTAGAGGCTCAGCTGCTCCGCATGGCTGAGGAGCGCGACTGCTGGAAGCACTTCACCTTACGCATCGCCCTAAAG GTGATCAGTGTGAAGAAGCTGCATCTGGTCCGTCAGCTGCATGTCAGTGAGAATTACTGGTTCAAGTCTGCAGAACACTGCCTACTTTACTTCTCCTCAAAG GATACGGACGATCTTAATGTCATCATCGAGTTAACCAGCTACTGGAAGGAGCAGCTGATGGCTCTCGTCTCTGAGCTGGAGGAGACTGAGCATGCTCAGTGTACTCAGATTACTGACATACAGCAGGGCATCTCCAAGTGGTTGTCCTTCATCAGCATGCAGAATCA GTGTCCTGATCCAAAATACGAAAAAACATCAGTGAAAGAGATTCATGCTGAtctgaaacagtggtcagag ACATTGCTCCAGTGGGAGGAACATCGGGGTGAGAAACACCTTTTGTGTCAGCAGAAACTGAGCGAACTCAGCCAAGTCCTGGAGAAATGGTTATGCAAGAGCCACACGCTCTATGAAAGACACCCTTCTCCCCACTCTGGGGCCCTCCAGGGCCAAAAGGCCCTAAATGACCTGGACAGGGTTGTAACCAAGCTCCTCAAACTGCTCCAGGTTCAAGTCAGTGacaagagtg GGATCTTCAGACTGATTAAGTCCCTGGTGGAGTTGTTGGACCTCTGGGTAATGAAAACCTCAGATGTGACTGGACAGCTTGAAATGATGCCCCTCTCTGATTGGCTTAAGCTGGAGGAAGCGCTGTTTAAAGGCCAGAGTTTAGCTGAAGAAGCTTTGTTGATTTTTCCCTCCGGGCAGAGAGAGAGCAGAAAAGACGAGAACAAGCTTGACTTACA aaaacacacaaacaaagtGTTAGAAGACATTCAGGAGACCACCAGTAGTCTGTCCATCTTCACTGAGCACCAGAACCAGAAACTGAGGGAGGAT GTCAATTCTGTTCacatggctctggttcagtggatGCTGGATCTGGTGCTTGTCATGGTTCCTGATCAAGGTGAGGAGCAGAACCATGAACTGGAGCCTGACGGCGTCTCTCTAAGGACTTTGAATGAGGTCGCCAACATGCTGTCTGAGAAACTGGTCAGCCTTTCCAGCCAAATAACCAG ATCATGCAACTTGGTTCTGGAGGAGCAGATGCTCCTGCAGCACGATGCATCTGTGTTTGAAAATGAGATGAACGCATGCAAAAAGCTGCAG AGGGAGTCTTTTAACTGGGTGGAAACTTGTAAAATATTAGTGACAGAAGTTAGCGGTGATGCTCTGGAGCGACACCAAAAACAGCCTGCACCTTTGGGACCTCCCATCACTGCTGACCCAGGAGTTACCGTAGAGACTCAG GACAATAAAGAGTCTTCAGTGAAGATTATACCAAATGACGTTGAAGATGTGCGAGAAGAGATGGGTTCAGACCCCGTGGAG CTGGAGCATAAAGATAGTGAGAGGCCTGTGCTGAAGATGATCGACTTTGATGGAAACATCACTGACAAAGATCTGGAGGAGAGCCGAGTCCACCTCCCTGGG ACTGATGAGCTGGTTGTGTCTCCAGTGACAGAAGAATCGCAGAGAGCATTTAACGAGTTAACCGTCATGGTGATCCTGCAACAACAACTGAT ggATGCAGAGGTGAGAGCAGCAAATGCTGAGCAGCGAGCACAGagagctgaagaagccctgcaggcatCGCTAGAGAAGCAGCAACTCCTGGAGTCGCAACTGCAAACGCCCCCGGAGCCTCAAA ACACGAATGAAACAACTCCTCCTACAACACCAGCTCCTCCTAAAACAACACCCCCTGAAGCCAAACCATCCACCAAGAAGAGCAAGAAAAAATGA
- the axdnd1 gene encoding axonemal dynein light chain domain-containing protein 1 isoform X4 yields MSESTRARLASSSRRPERPPDSSRDGKLFTSIRCLVHVKHGGAASLTDLKIQAQPGRENNQLLPARPQRIPHELMVNLTSSICNRSTKSLIAHHRHCKNFEIRRPDPIWYHPLGRKKYRYFLEQPTSLTGAGRDISFLCDAVDAQRTARPLPSLSVKNPLDMQNTCVSEHVIPEEYHIVKKKGLSCLELYDDAFTVQLKDQERRLRVLPSLRPSGRLEAVQLMTVMDDMLEKAGVHQQNEELTQPCQLEGLLELVKVEQNIYNVVFHELIRQVTVECAERGQVLAKLRQRYQSLLDRIPCRLKALHTETVAQRALNRRLMEEVCRIQASMQHLHMELSKTRDHNSHVSQQVEHAHHKLSEDIMQTHYSEFVQGYHELYERERARLEAQLLRMAEERDCWKHFTLRIALKVISVKKLHLVRQLHVSENYWFKSAEHCLLYFSSKDTDDLNVIIELTSYWKEQLMALVSELEETEHAQCTQITDIQQGISKWLSFISMQNQCPDPKYEKTSVKEIHADLKQWSETLLQWEEHRGEKHLLCQQKLSELSQVLEKWLCKSHTLYERHPSPHSGALQGQKALNDLDRVVTKLLKLLQVQVSDKSGIFRLIKSLVELLDLWVMKTSDVTGQLEMMPLSDWLKLEEALFKGQSLAEEALLIFPSGQRESRKDENKLDLQKHTNKVLEDIQETTSSLSIFTEHQNQKLREDVNSVHMALVQWMLDLVLVMVPDQGEEQNHELEPDGVSLRTLNEVANMLSEKLVSLSSQITRSCNLVLEEQMLLQHDASVFENEMNACKKLQRESFNWVETCKILVTEVSGDALERHQKQPAPLGPPITADPGVTVETQLEHKDSERPVLKMIDFDGNITDKDLEESRVHLPGTDELVVSPVTEESQRAFNELTVMVILQQQLMDAEVRAANAEQRAQRAEEALQASLEKQQLLESQLQTPPEPQSIFVSDTNETTPPTTPAPPKTTPPEAKPSTKKSKKK; encoded by the exons ATGTCAGAGTCGACGAGAGCTCGTTTGGCGTCAAGTTCACGGAGACCGGAGAGGCCACCGGACTCCTCCCGCGACGGTAAATTATTCACATCCATCCGATGCTTGGTGCACGTTAAACATGGCGGAGCTGCTTCGCTAACAG ATCTAAAGATCCAAGCTCAACCAGGGAGAGAAAACAACCAGCTTCTTCCTGCCAGACCCCAGAGGATCCCACATGAGCTCATGGTcaacctcacctcctccatctgtAACAGGAGCACCAAGAGCCTCATTGCACATCACCGCCACTGTAAG AACTTTGAAATCAGACGGCCAGATCCAATCTGGTATCATCCACTTGGTCGCAAAAAGTACAGATATTTCCTGGAGCAGCCGACATCGCTGACGGGAGCTGGCAG GGACATTTCCTTCCTGTGTGATGCGGTGGACGCACAGAGGACAGCTAGGCCACTCCCATCACTGAGTGTCAAAAATCCTTTGGACATGCAG AACACGTGTGTCTCTGAGCATGTCATCCCAGAAGAATATCACATTGTAAAGAAGAAAGGGCTGAGCTGTCTGGAGTTATATGACGA TGCATTCACAGTTCAGCTGAAGGATCAAGAGCGGAGGTTACGAGTTCTTCCATCCTT GAGGCCCAGTGGCCGACTAGAAGCGGTCCAGCTCATGACGGTGATGGATGACATGCTGGAGAAGGCCGGTGTGCATCAGCAGAACGAAGAGCTGACCCAGCCATGCCAA CTTGAGGGTCTGCTTGAGCTGGTGAAGGTTGAGCAGAACATCTATAATGTTGTTTTCCATGAGCTGATCAGACAGGTGACTGTGGAGTGTGCTGAGAGAGGACAGGTGCTCGCCAAACTTAG ACAGCGGTACCAGTCTCTGCTGGATAGAATCCCATGTCGTCTGAAGGCGTTACACACTGAGACAGTGGCTCAGCGGGCTCTGAACCGCCGCCTCATGGAGGAAGTCTGCCGAATCCAGGCGTCAATGCAGCATTTACACAT GGAACTATCCAAAACCAGAGACCACAATTCACATGTTTCCCAGCAGGTGGAGCACGCTCACCACAAACTGTCTGAAGACATCATGCAGACTCACTACTCAGA GTTTGTCCAGGGTTACCATGAGCTGTATGAAAGGGAACGAGCTCGCCTAGAGGCTCAGCTGCTCCGCATGGCTGAGGAGCGCGACTGCTGGAAGCACTTCACCTTACGCATCGCCCTAAAG GTGATCAGTGTGAAGAAGCTGCATCTGGTCCGTCAGCTGCATGTCAGTGAGAATTACTGGTTCAAGTCTGCAGAACACTGCCTACTTTACTTCTCCTCAAAG GATACGGACGATCTTAATGTCATCATCGAGTTAACCAGCTACTGGAAGGAGCAGCTGATGGCTCTCGTCTCTGAGCTGGAGGAGACTGAGCATGCTCAGTGTACTCAGATTACTGACATACAGCAGGGCATCTCCAAGTGGTTGTCCTTCATCAGCATGCAGAATCA GTGTCCTGATCCAAAATACGAAAAAACATCAGTGAAAGAGATTCATGCTGAtctgaaacagtggtcagag ACATTGCTCCAGTGGGAGGAACATCGGGGTGAGAAACACCTTTTGTGTCAGCAGAAACTGAGCGAACTCAGCCAAGTCCTGGAGAAATGGTTATGCAAGAGCCACACGCTCTATGAAAGACACCCTTCTCCCCACTCTGGGGCCCTCCAGGGCCAAAAGGCCCTAAATGACCTGGACAGGGTTGTAACCAAGCTCCTCAAACTGCTCCAGGTTCAAGTCAGTGacaagagtg GGATCTTCAGACTGATTAAGTCCCTGGTGGAGTTGTTGGACCTCTGGGTAATGAAAACCTCAGATGTGACTGGACAGCTTGAAATGATGCCCCTCTCTGATTGGCTTAAGCTGGAGGAAGCGCTGTTTAAAGGCCAGAGTTTAGCTGAAGAAGCTTTGTTGATTTTTCCCTCCGGGCAGAGAGAGAGCAGAAAAGACGAGAACAAGCTTGACTTACA aaaacacacaaacaaagtGTTAGAAGACATTCAGGAGACCACCAGTAGTCTGTCCATCTTCACTGAGCACCAGAACCAGAAACTGAGGGAGGAT GTCAATTCTGTTCacatggctctggttcagtggatGCTGGATCTGGTGCTTGTCATGGTTCCTGATCAAGGTGAGGAGCAGAACCATGAACTGGAGCCTGACGGCGTCTCTCTAAGGACTTTGAATGAGGTCGCCAACATGCTGTCTGAGAAACTGGTCAGCCTTTCCAGCCAAATAACCAG ATCATGCAACTTGGTTCTGGAGGAGCAGATGCTCCTGCAGCACGATGCATCTGTGTTTGAAAATGAGATGAACGCATGCAAAAAGCTGCAG AGGGAGTCTTTTAACTGGGTGGAAACTTGTAAAATATTAGTGACAGAAGTTAGCGGTGATGCTCTGGAGCGACACCAAAAACAGCCTGCACCTTTGGGACCTCCCATCACTGCTGACCCAGGAGTTACCGTAGAGACTCAG CTGGAGCATAAAGATAGTGAGAGGCCTGTGCTGAAGATGATCGACTTTGATGGAAACATCACTGACAAAGATCTGGAGGAGAGCCGAGTCCACCTCCCTGGG ACTGATGAGCTGGTTGTGTCTCCAGTGACAGAAGAATCGCAGAGAGCATTTAACGAGTTAACCGTCATGGTGATCCTGCAACAACAACTGAT ggATGCAGAGGTGAGAGCAGCAAATGCTGAGCAGCGAGCACAGagagctgaagaagccctgcaggcatCGCTAGAGAAGCAGCAACTCCTGGAGTCGCAACTGCAAACGCCCCCGGAGCCTCAAA GCATCTTTGTTTCAGACACGAATGAAACAACTCCTCCTACAACACCAGCTCCTCCTAAAACAACACCCCCTGAAGCCAAACCATCCACCAAGAAGAGCAAGAAAAAATGA